A portion of the Streptomyces coeruleoprunus genome contains these proteins:
- a CDS encoding phage tail protein — MLTGDNFSSSTFAVELGKFQVETVQSVSGLQLEQDVVEVRQVSSTGELIVRKQPGARRTGEITITRGMDKSTAFTDWIKATLVNADLDSARQDITIALKDANKQTVRRIHLSNAWASRWEGPQLGAAESGPATEQVTITYEDITVE; from the coding sequence GTGTTGACCGGTGACAACTTCAGCAGCAGTACTTTCGCCGTCGAGCTCGGCAAGTTCCAGGTGGAGACCGTCCAGAGCGTCTCGGGACTCCAGCTGGAGCAGGACGTGGTCGAGGTCCGACAGGTCTCGTCGACCGGTGAGCTGATCGTTCGCAAGCAGCCGGGGGCGCGCAGGACCGGCGAGATCACGATCACCCGCGGCATGGACAAGAGCACCGCGTTCACCGACTGGATCAAGGCCACCCTGGTCAACGCCGACCTCGACTCCGCCCGTCAGGACATCACGATCGCGTTGAAGGACGCGAACAAGCAGACCGTGCGCCGCATTCACCTCAGCAACGCCTGGGCGTCCCGCTGGGAGGGGCCGCAGCTGGGCGCCGCCGAGTCCGGGCCCGCGACGGAGCAGGTGACGATCACCTACGAGGACATCACCGTCGAGTAG
- a CDS encoding TOPRIM nucleotidyl transferase/hydrolase domain-containing protein has product MDDMGAFQEAVTAWAAGGPGDPARELAARLPVRAVVLLEGPSDVAAVGALAERRGRDLAAEGISVLTMGGAMNVGRFARLLGPSGLGLRLAGLCDEGERRYYARGWEKARAAQQGFFVCAADLEDELIRALGVARVTELVRAEGDLRALQTFLRQPAQQGRTAHQQLRRFLGTKKGRKIHYGRVLVEALDADRVPAPLDDLLASL; this is encoded by the coding sequence ATGGATGACATGGGGGCGTTCCAGGAGGCGGTCACCGCGTGGGCGGCCGGTGGGCCCGGCGACCCCGCGCGTGAGCTGGCCGCGCGGCTGCCCGTGCGGGCAGTCGTCCTGCTCGAAGGGCCGAGCGACGTCGCAGCGGTCGGCGCGTTGGCCGAGCGCCGCGGCCGGGACCTGGCGGCCGAAGGGATCTCCGTCCTGACGATGGGCGGTGCGATGAACGTCGGGCGCTTCGCCCGCCTCCTCGGCCCGTCCGGTCTGGGCCTCCGCCTCGCGGGGCTGTGCGACGAGGGGGAGCGTCGCTACTACGCCCGTGGCTGGGAGAAGGCCCGTGCGGCGCAGCAAGGGTTCTTCGTCTGCGCGGCGGATCTGGAGGACGAGCTGATCCGCGCACTGGGTGTCGCGCGGGTGACGGAACTCGTCCGGGCCGAGGGGGACCTGCGTGCCCTGCAGACGTTCCTGCGCCAGCCCGCACAGCAGGGCCGCACCGCACATCAGCAGTTGCGGCGCTTCCTCGGTACGAAGAAGGGGCGCAAGATCCACTACGGCCGGGTTCTCGTCGAGGCCCTGGACGCCGACCGCGTACCCGCGCCGCTCGACGACCTGCTCGCCAGCCTCTGA
- a CDS encoding YciI family protein, which translates to MKYLMMVLGSQADYDAMKGRPSAHSPAWSEQDLQTMFDYMNAINDDLTRSGEMVDGQGLVDPAKTRFVTLDDAGKPVIRDAPYGQTQEVLAGYWLVDCASLERVTEIAARVAACPVPAGTPDYPVVIRQIDEAGPSLETQDTGAA; encoded by the coding sequence GTGAAGTACCTGATGATGGTGCTGGGCTCACAGGCCGACTACGACGCCATGAAGGGCAGGCCGTCGGCGCACTCCCCGGCCTGGAGCGAACAAGACCTGCAGACCATGTTCGACTACATGAACGCGATCAACGACGACCTCACCCGCTCCGGTGAAATGGTCGACGGCCAGGGGCTCGTGGACCCGGCGAAGACCCGGTTCGTGACCCTGGACGACGCGGGCAAGCCCGTGATCAGGGACGCCCCGTACGGGCAGACGCAGGAAGTGCTCGCCGGGTACTGGCTCGTCGACTGCGCGAGCCTGGAGCGGGTGACGGAGATCGCGGCGAGGGTCGCCGCCTGCCCGGTCCCGGCAGGCACCCCCGACTACCCGGTCGTGATCCGGCAGATCGACGAGGCCGGCCCCTCACTGGAGACGCAGGACACCGGGGCCGCCTGA